In Proteus vulgaris, one DNA window encodes the following:
- the fdoI gene encoding formate dehydrogenase cytochrome b556 subunit, with the protein MMKKKGDKILRHTASERINHWLVVIVFLFTAISGLGFFFPSLNWFMNILGTPELSRLLHPFVGSVMAFLFLFMFFRYLKHNFIDKDDLVWAKNIHKVLQNEEAGDIGHYNLGQKGIYWTLSISLILLTVSGVIIWRPYFAEYFSIPVIRIALLVHSLSAILLIITVFVHAYAAFWVKGSIRSMIEGWVTRGWAKKHHPRWYREILEEEKKEAEKQSQK; encoded by the coding sequence ATGATGAAGAAGAAAGGCGATAAAATTCTTCGCCACACCGCTTCTGAGCGTATTAACCATTGGTTAGTAGTGATTGTATTTCTGTTTACTGCTATCAGCGGATTGGGTTTCTTCTTCCCATCTCTGAACTGGTTCATGAATATTTTAGGTACACCAGAACTGTCGCGTTTGTTGCACCCATTCGTGGGTAGCGTGATGGCGTTCCTCTTTCTCTTTATGTTCTTCAGATATCTGAAGCACAACTTTATTGATAAAGATGACTTAGTCTGGGCTAAAAACATTCATAAAGTACTGCAAAATGAAGAAGCTGGCGATATTGGCCACTACAACTTAGGTCAGAAGGGTATTTACTGGACATTAAGTATCAGCCTTATCTTACTAACAGTCAGTGGTGTTATCATTTGGCGTCCTTATTTCGCAGAATATTTCTCGATCCCAGTGATTCGAATTGCCTTATTAGTTCACTCATTATCAGCAATCTTACTGATAATCACCGTATTTGTTCATGCTTATGCGGCGTTCTGGGTGAAAGGTTCAATTCGTAGCATGATTGAAGGCTGGGTAACTCGTGGTTGGGCTAAAAAGCACCACCCTCGTTGGTATCGTGAAATTCTCGAAGAAGAGAAAAAAGAAGCCGAAAAGCAGTCACAGAAATAA
- the fdxH gene encoding formate dehydrogenase subunit beta codes for MSLQSQDIIRRSATNSLTPAPHVRDYKEEVAKLIDVTTCIGCKACQVACSEWNDIRDKIGTNVGVYDNPTDLTAKSWTVMRFSEVEENGKLEWLIRKDGCMHCADPGCLKACPAEGAIIQYANGIVDFQSEHCIGCGYCIAGCPFDVPRINEEDNRAYKCTLCVDRVEVGQEPACVKTCPTGAIHFGSKEAMINLASERVSELQTRGYDNAGLYDPQGVGGTHVMYVLHHADKPNLYHGLPENPEISSTVKFWKGIWKPLAAVGFAATFAGAIFHYLGVGPNRTTEEDEEEALKEMEASSKTQTSVNKEEQK; via the coding sequence ATGTCACTGCAATCCCAAGACATTATTCGTCGCTCTGCCACCAATTCTCTTACTCCCGCACCTCATGTGCGGGATTACAAGGAAGAAGTGGCAAAACTTATCGACGTAACGACCTGTATCGGCTGTAAAGCCTGTCAGGTTGCTTGTTCTGAATGGAACGATATTCGCGATAAAATTGGCACTAACGTTGGTGTTTACGATAACCCAACTGACTTAACGGCAAAATCATGGACAGTGATGCGCTTCTCTGAAGTTGAAGAGAATGGCAAGCTGGAATGGTTGATCCGTAAAGACGGTTGTATGCACTGTGCTGACCCAGGCTGTTTAAAAGCATGCCCAGCAGAAGGTGCCATCATTCAATACGCTAACGGTATTGTTGATTTCCAATCAGAACACTGTATTGGTTGTGGTTATTGTATTGCAGGTTGTCCTTTTGACGTGCCTCGCATTAATGAAGAAGATAACCGTGCTTACAAATGTACGTTATGTGTTGACCGTGTTGAAGTCGGCCAAGAGCCTGCATGTGTGAAAACGTGCCCAACAGGCGCGATTCATTTTGGTTCGAAAGAAGCGATGATCAATCTTGCAAGCGAACGTGTTTCAGAACTGCAAACTCGTGGTTACGACAATGCTGGCCTTTACGATCCACAAGGTGTGGGTGGTACACACGTGATGTATGTTCTCCATCATGCTGACAAACCAAACCTGTATCATGGTTTACCAGAAAACCCAGAAATTAGCTCAACGGTTAAATTCTGGAAAGGCATCTGGAAACCATTAGCAGCGGTTGGTTTTGCCGCAACCTTCGCGGGTGCAATTTTCCATTATTTAGGTGTAGGTCCAAACCGTACAACTGAAGAAGATGAAGAAGAAGCGCTCAAAGAGATGGAAGCATCTTCTAAAACACAGACCTCTGTGAATAAGGAGGAGCAGAAATGA